The genomic interval GGAAGGCGAGCCAGGCCTGGAGAATTTCCTGGCAAGTAACGTTAATTACAGAGCTCGTAGGAGGTGGTTCACTTTCATGTGAAACCCGGGTTCTAACAGCTGCTCATGGTGTAGTTGATCAAAGAAACCCCTCAGCTTCGAGGATTAAATTAGAGATTTTGAATAAATGCTCATTTAGCTATgaagcagcccaggcagaaaaaaatttattcaTGAAGGTTACAAAAATGGTCTTGTCAACTTAGACAATGATACTGCGTTGGTAAGACTTAGTACCAACATCACAGCTATTTGTTTagcagggaaagaagagagattTCCAGTGAAAGCAAGTGAGGGGGTAGTTGTGTTGGGGTGGGAAGAACTGTCCCAGCAGCTGTTAAAAGACCTTTAGATTTACAAAATTGCATTAATAAAgtatattgttttcttttaagtagaGCTACGTGGATTCTTGTAAGACCCACAGCTTTTGGATGAACACACAACCAGCAAAAGCGTGCAGAGCATCCAGGTACCTCACACTGTGCCCTCGCGTACACTCGCTGATGAACCCCCACAGCACCAGCTGTACAGCCCTTGCCGTGAAATTCCTGCTGTCAGCTGcaaaaagttttttctaaaaCACAGTTTTACAGTATATAATAAGCTTTCACAGTCAGATTTTTATGTACATGGTCAGCTGACAACAGATTCTCAAAACAAATTAGAAACCATGTtataaaaatttgttttgacTATGACATGTATCCCCTTACGGCTTACGTAAACTTCCTCTTTCTCGCATCTCACATTCTTTCACGAGTATTGCACTTTCTACAATATAACTGAAGGGtcttaacaaaaaaacaagACTCCAAACACTTCAGCACATTTTCAATAGTTTATTTACTCACTTATAAACACTAGAGTACACAAAGCAGAATATATTGCTAATACTTGAGAATTATTCTAAAATTTTCACCGATTCTGTCTGAGGGTGAAGGAAGGCCAAAATTACTAGCAAAGACCACTCAGTGCTGCCAACCAGCCTTAAGGTTAACCTTTAGGTTAAAACCTATACCTGgacaatttaaacaaaattaaagccATGCTAATTACAAAAACTTACCATGAAGTTCCTTGCAGGGGGGGTCACAGTTAGTCTTTGGAGGTCCAAGAATACCATTTTTAAGTGTTACTCAGCAGAAGTAGCTGGTAATAGTGCAAGTgctaaaatgcaaaattcacAGATGGTACAGAGTTTGGAGATTATTCTGACTTAGGTGCagaaatagtaataataaaaaaatctaagcaaCTTTTTGCAGTGGGATAGGAACAAAGGTGTGGGAATTACTTTTCAGCCTGAGTGTTCAGAACCCCTCCTTAAACCCTTTAAGATGTACACTGAGAcccagctgcttttttaatacTGCAAGTGGAAAATCTTAACAGTAGTGCAGTTCTGTCCACTATTTAGATGGTCTTCTAGTCACAAGCCTCAACACAATATGCAGCAATGAAGATACAACTTTAAAAGTTACATAGGTTAATAACTGTCTAAATATCGATATTCAGAACTTCCCTACCTATACCACAGTAGTATGGCATCTAAAAAATTTGGATTGAGCTTCAGAGGGTTTTAGCACAAGTAGATTAAACAGTTCCTCAAGCTCTTACTGCCAGCAGAAATCTTGCACTGGTTTCTGCTGAAACATCCTGCCCTTTGTTAACAAGCTGCCTCTTGACACTTCTGCACCTGCAATAAACTTAAGTTTTTCAGATTAAGACTTCTGTCAAAGTCTGTACATTTACTAATGCTTTGTTCAGCCTCCCCTGTGGCTAGTTTTAAACACGAGTACAGCTTGCTTCTGGGCCCAGAGTGTTGCAGAACCCTACTGCCCGTGAGTGGACTGGTCAAGAAACAAGTTAAAAACCTGCAGCCCCAGAGGCGATGCTCTGGGTAGGACAGAAACACATCTTGACAGTCAGTGTCTGTCTCCCCCAACCCACTTCTGATGAGGAACTCCAACTCCTAAACGAATAAGCAACGTTCCTTGGTACAGATGCAATCCGGAGGGAACTGCTTACCATTCTAGGTGCGGGCACCCAACCGTGTGGGAACTGGATTTTAGATATATACGTATCACTGAACAGTGCAAAAATACAGTGGCTTAGAGTTGGGTGTCAGGTACCGATACATGATGAGCGGTGGCTCCGTTTGACTTGCCAACTTTTAGAGCATGCTTATCTGAAACAAATTGCATTACTGCaaaaaagctttacagaagTTCATCTCAAAAGGGTAAAATTAATTAACTGCTATGAATTCTTTGCATTCAGGGCTGCAAAACAAAGACACATATTActtaaatcagttttatttaagAATTTCCTACAGTGACAAATCTTATAAAAAGCATCCAAACACGAAACTGCAGCAAACAGCATTCTTATGGATATCTTACAGACAGTGGAGCTTCCACCCTGAAGAGGCACACTGAGCTCGCTAGTGATCTCTGCTGCAAGAGCTACTGCAAAGCACACCACAAGCTCAATGTTCTCCTCACGAACCCCATCATCTTCAATTCACATTACCACACTTACAGatcattaacagaaaaaaaaaaaaaaccacacaccatACAGCATTCACAGCAGTTgacataagggaaaaaaaatacaaatattcatTTCACGTAACACATTCAACTAATTGATTAACTAGGTATAGAACCCACTTAAAGTCTTCCACATGTGGATGTCCTTTGAATGCAGTAAACACTCGTACTTTATTTGCTATCATTGCTCTCCGCACACTCTCTCACCAAAGCCACAGGATTGAGAGACATCTCGcccagtaaaataaaatcccatAATGCACCACCAGGTCTCTGCATGCGCTCTCTCCTTTATCTCGCACATACCAGCCCTCTCATGCCTCGGCACCACCACCAATCCcacacaaggtttcaaaagttcaaaCAGCCTTCTGGTTCCATCTCACAGCCTTGCGTTCATAGCGTTGATACGACTCCATGAAATAAAGAGTAGCGGATAAAAATGGAACACCCACCGTCTAAGACGCAGCATGTGCAGTGTGATGAAGTATTCTTGGATGAGAAAGCATGTAGACAGAAGTATTCCTAAGGCAGAATATTTACAGCACTGCTTTCAATGAAGTGCTTCTTCCATACACATTTGAAATGAGATGAACTGCAGAGATTAAATGAAGCCTTCATATCGTACTTTAGTATGGAGGGGagacagtgttaaaaaaaaaacaacacaaaacaaaaacgACACTGTGTTCTCCAACTGGGGTACTTGGAGAGTCTTATGGTGGgatcaaattaaaaacaagaggGAGAGAATGCTGTTTCTGACCAATGGTTTCCATTTTGAACATGCAAAGAATTCAGGTAGCCAGGAAGTAAGGGATAAAGTATTACAGGAGAAACCTTTCCTATCAACTGTAGTGTTAGTTCACCTATCGGGCAAACAGCAGTCCACTTCCAAACATTCAGTATTCCAACAAGATATGTAACAAAACTTATAAAATtccttttacctttcttttcttttttttttttaaaaaagaaaaatgtcaaaaatactgCTGAATATACTGCACACTGAACAAACTGATCTGGAAAAATTTAGTATATATGTAATTTACAGTATACTTACCATGAGTTAGAAAAATTTGATTTCCCACCATAGAGTCAGTATCAGAGCCCACTGCGTCTACATTCCCCAGCCTGACGACTTGGAATCCATGCTTGAACCAAAGCCTCCATTAAACCCACTGCTGGAGCCCGTGTTCGAGGCCGAACCCCAGCCTATCGCTGCCCCCGAGTTGGAGCCACCGTACGAGTTATTTCCTGAACTAAAGCCCTGGTTCTGCTCCCGCTGCATGTTGCCTTGGGGCTGGTTGTTTCCCGACGGCCCAGACTGGTTCTGCTGACTAGCCAACATGCCCATCattccccagctgctctgcagcgctgcctgtgctgccgCCATCATGGCAGGGTTGATGCTGAAGGCTCCGAAGTTCATCCCTCCGCCCATGTTACTGCCCTGGTTGTTACCCAGTCCTCCCCCACCTCCTCTGCTGTTGCCAAACCCCCCCTGATTCCCAAAGCCTCCCGGATTACCACCAAATCTTCCACCTCTCTCTAACTGTCTATTGCTATTATGCTTAGGTTCAGCATTGGATATATGTACGCTGATTCCTTTAATGATCAAGTCCTCTCCACAAAGAGACTGGGCAACCTATAAGAAATAAGGGATTGATTAAATGTGTGTCAGacttctttgttttaaacatttgtagtacaagacaaaaaaataatcccatatGATTCTGAGCAGATAGTTAACCTGCAAAGGAAGCATATGCATATACTTAATCCTGTTTGAAGTGGTTTATCTTTGCATTCACTACGCTAACTGCAGTATAAAAACCATCTCTACAACAGCATCTGAAAAGTGTAACCTTAGATAATCCAACAGACCAAATCAAGCTAATACCACTGGAATTCTCAAGACAGTGGACAAGCATTCCATGCGTAGTTCCAGAAATAATGCTTTATCAAGCTACTGAAACGTAGGTTGTCTAAATACAAAGTTAAAATATGTGAAGACGTACCTGATCATCTGCAAatgtaacaaaagcaaaagctcgGAAGGGTTTAGGAATGAAGACATCTAACACTTCTCCGTACTGGGCAAAGAACTGTTGGAGTTCCTCTGCCGTCATGTCCTCGGTGCAGCGCCCAACAAACACTTTTCTGCTGCGCAAAGGTTCGTCAGGACTTTGCTGGAGAGAATTGAAcagggtggggagaaaaaaatagatcacAACTATCCTGGGGAACCCAGGTGCATTATGTTAAAGGGCCCTTTTTAATCTAGCTTGTTCTGAGGACTGAAGACCAAGAAATTTTGTCATTATAAATCAAAGACTTAAAATAACGAAAGTTCTGTTCAGAGAACATGCCTGCACCTTGGTACAGGTGGAGCAGAGTcacaagaaaatgaagatgcGAGTGATACAGTGACAAGGCCACTCCAGGAGACTTTTTGTGTTGGTAATAATggcatatatacacacaggaaaaccagaagCTACAGGATCAGTTTTGAATTGAAACAAACACTCATTCTGATCTTCTCTAGGTTAGTTATTCCATTTGCTTTATTCTCCATTTAGTCACAGAGCAGACAAGTTAAGCAGGTACTGCTGGAACCTAAAACACGTTAATTTTCAGATGTCAATCAGCACGTaattcccccccctccccaggagtTATTTCCCCAACACATCTTGCTGACTTCCTGCTCACCCACCTGCCTGTTCTCCGTCCTTGCTCTAGCCTGTCCTGTCCATTTTGCAGACTGAAAAGCCACATCCAAGATAGGATTATTAATCTGTTCATCTGCTCACCTAACACAGCTGCTGAAGAAGCGCACTTCaagcattttgtaaaaataaaactagcaATAAATATGAAAGTACCTTAGAATTGGGAAGTTTACAGTCACACCATCTTCCATCTATCATGTGCCGCTGAGACATTACTTTCACCTGGGTTTCATAATCCGTAAACcgaacaaaaccaaaaccttttgAGTGGCCAGTTTTAATATCCTTCTTAACCTAAGACatgcaacataaaaaaaaaaacaaacaacaaacttttaaaaaagtttttattatcTCACCACATATGCCTACCTTTTCTGACAAAAATTACTCTAATATTGTACAGACAAAGCAGGGGCCTGTGATACCTACAGATTAAAATTATTAGCTTGCCTTGAGCCCAGGCATAACCTGATACAGTGTATCAGGACCAGGGGAGATCCCCCTTCTGGGAGGATAAAAACCTCATGtgcaaagacagaagaaaactgaggcAGGTTTGTCTTCTGACTTTTGCCATCAAAGAGTTCTGTTGGAGAGTTTATCAGTCTTGTAAACACTCCCATCACAGCAACCTCTAATTCCTTAGCACGCACACACAGAGAACATACGTATAC from Falco biarmicus isolate bFalBia1 chromosome 3, bFalBia1.pri, whole genome shotgun sequence carries:
- the LOC130145659 gene encoding LOW QUALITY PROTEIN: mannan-binding lectin serine protease 2-like (The sequence of the model RefSeq protein was modified relative to this genomic sequence to represent the inferred CDS: inserted 2 bases in 2 codons; deleted 2 bases in 2 codons), which encodes MAKCINKNAGKYICSGGYDGYWKSSKGETTLPVCEPVCGRQRSGTVEHIYGGRRARPGEFXWQVTLITELVGGGSLSCETRVLTAAHGVVDQRNPSASRIKLEILNKCSFSYEAAQAEKXFIHEGYKNGLVNLDNDTALVRLSTNITAICLAGKEERFPVKASEGVVVLGWEELSQQLLKDL
- the TARDBP gene encoding TAR DNA-binding protein 43, with protein sequence MSEYIRVTEDENDEPIEIPSEDDGTVLLSTVTAQFPGACGLRYRNPVSQCMRGVRLVEGILHAPEAGWGNLVYVVNYPKDNKRKMDETDASSAVKVKRAVQKTSDLIVLGLPWKTTEQDLKEYFSTFGEVLMVQVKKDIKTGHSKGFGFVRFTDYETQVKVMSQRHMIDGRWCDCKLPNSKQSPDEPLRSRKVFVGRCTEDMTAEELQQFFAQYGEVLDVFIPKPFRAFAFVTFADDQVAQSLCGEDLIIKGISVHISNAEPKHNSNRQLERGGRFGGNPGGFGNQGGFGNSRGGGGGLGNNQGSNMGGGMNFGAFSINPAMMAAAQAALQSSWGMMGMLASQQNQSGPSGNNQPQGNMQREQNQGFSSGNNSYGGSNSGAAIGWGSASNTGSSSGFNGGFGSSMDSKSSGWGM